CCCTTCCGGAGCAGCCGAGCCGGACCGATCTGGTCGCGGCGACGGAGAAGGCAATCGAGGCCGTCAAGGCGCGCGGCCGTTCGGAGGCAGGACAGAAGACGCTGCTCGATGTCCTGGTGCCGGTGCACGCGGTTCTCGCGGGAGGCGGTGATGCCAAGGCAATCGCGGCCGAGGCTGTGCAAGCGGCCGATCGCACCACGCCCATGCAGGCCATCCGTGGCCGCGCATCGTTCCTTGGCGAACGTTCCATCGGTCATATGGACCCGGGCTCGCGCTCGGCGTCGCTTCTGATCGGCGCAGCAGTTGAGACACTCGAGCTCGAGGTCAATACATGAGCAACGTCGGAATTGTCATCGTGTCGCATTCGCCGAAGATCGCGGAAGGCGCGGCCGATATGGTGCGCCAGATGGTCGGGGACGCAGTGCCGCTCGCCTGGACCGGTGGCGATGTCGATGGTGGCCTAGGTACGAATGTTGCGGGAATCCTCGAGGCGATCGAGACGGCCTGGTCACCGGCGGGTGTAGCGATCCTCGTCGATCTCGGCGGTGCCGAAACCAATTCGGAGATGGCGGTCGAGATGCTCCCGGAAGACCGGCGCGCGCGCGTGCTGGTCTGTAATGCCCCAGTGGTCGAGGGGGCCGTGATCGCTGCGACCGAATCTTCGGGCGGCTCATCGCTTGCCGCCGTCAAGCGCAGTGCGGAGGAATTCTATGCATGATGCCAACGCCAACCGGGCGGCCCAGACGTTTGTGCCGCTGACCGCTTCGGCGGTCCTCGTCAATCCGGTCGGCCTGCACGCGCGGCCGTCGGTGAAGCTCACGCAATGCGCGAAAGGGTTTGTCGCCAAGATCGAAGTTGCGCTTGCAGCCGAGGGGCCCTGGACCGACGCCAAGAGTCCGGTGAAGGTGATGCGTGTGAAAGCGCCGCAAGGCGCAACGCTGCATTTCCGCATTGCCGGCCCTGATGGCGAGGCGGCGCTCGCGGCCATGCTGGCGCTGGTGCATGACGGTTTCGGCGAGGCGTAGAATCGTGGGCGAGATTCACCTCACCGGCCATCCCGCCTCGCCAGGCCTCGCCATCGGCCCGGTCGCCGTGTTGACGAGTGCAGTGGCGAGCAGGGTGACGAAAGGTGATCCCGCGCAGGAGGCCGCAGCGCTGAAGGCAGCGATCGAGGGGGCAGCAGCCGAGCTTGCCGAACTGATCGCGAAGGTTCATGGCGAGGCCGCGGAGATCCTGGAATTCCAGGTCGCGATGCTCGGTGACGATGCGCTCGCGGAGGGGGCTTACGAGGCTGTTGCGGGCGGTACGGCTGCCGATGAGGCCTGGCGCGCAGCACTCGATGCGGAGATCGCCGGCTATCGCGCGGCGGATGAGGAGTATTTCCGCGCCCGTGCCGCCGATCTCGTCGACATTCGCGATCGCGTGCTCGCAGGGCTGAACGGCGCAAACACGATCGCAAAAATCTCCGGAGATTCCATCGTCACGGGTGACGATATTTCGCCGTCGACGTTCCTCGCTGTGGACTGGACCCGCGGCGGTGCCATTGCGCTCGCTAGCGGATCGCCATCGTCGCATGTCGCGATGCTCGCGCGATCGCGCGGCGCCCCCATGGTGGTTGGACTAGGTCCATTACCGTGGAACGGACAGCCGCCGTCATTGGCTCTGGTCGACGGCGATGCCGGCCGCGTGATCTTTGATCCCAAGCCGGAAACGCGCCGCCTGTTCGAGCAGCGCATGGGTGAGGCGCGTGCCGCACAGATCGCTGCCGACGCGGGCCGCCTCAAGCCGGCGCTGACGGCCGATGGAAGGCGCATCGCCGTCCTTCTCAATGTTGCCGCACCCGAAGATCTTGCGGGTCTCGATCCCGCAATCTGCGACGGCATCGGCCTCGTGCGCACCGAGTTTCTGTTTGAAGGATCGAGGGGCCTGCCCGGCGAGGACGTGCAATACGCCGTCTACCGCCGCATCCTCGAGTGGGCCGCAGGACGGCCGGTGACGATCCGCACCCTCGATGCTGGCGGCGACAAGCCAATCCCCGGCGTGACGGTCGATGGCGAGCGCAATCCATTCCTGGGCCTGCGCGGGATCCGGCTCTCGCTGGCGCGGCCGGAGGTGTTTCGCGTGCAGTTGCGGGCGCTGTGCCGGGCGGCCGTGCATGGGACGCTGAAGGTGATGCTGCCGATGGTCGCTATCCCTTCGGAGCTCGACCGGGCTAATGCCATGATGGACGTCGAATTTGCGGCCCTCAGCGCAGAGGGCATCGCTTGTGCCCGGCCGCCGCTCGGCATCATGGTCGAGGTCCCATCCGCAGCGTTATGCGCAGAGGACTTCGGCGCGGCGTTCTATTCCATCGGGTCGAACGATCTGACCCAATACACAATGGCTGCGGCACGCGATATCGGCGCTGTCGCCGACCTCAACGATGCCGGCCATCCGGCGGTGCTCGCGCTGATCGCGCGAACGGTCGAGGCCGGGCGCAAGCGGGGTGTCGAGGTCTCGCTCTGCGGCGATGCCGCGGCGGACACGCGTTTGACGAAGGCGCTGCTGGCGACCGGCTTGACGACTCTGTCGGTCTCGCCGATTGCGGTGGCGCGGCTCAAGGCCGCCATTGCCAGGGTGACCGCATGAGTGACGACGCAGGCGAAGACACAAGTCGGCCGGGCGACAGCAATGTCGCGGATTACAAGCTCATTTTGCGACGGGCGCTCGACAACCGGCCGTCCGGGACGCGGCTGAAGCTCGCGGCGGCGCTCGGCAAGAATCGGTCATTCGTCAGCCAGATCACCAATCCGGCCTATCTGGTGCCGATCCCGGCCAAGCATGTCCCGATTATCTTCGAGGTCTGCCATCTGGCAGGTGCGGAGCGTGCCGCTTTCCTCGAAGCCTATGGGCGCGCGCATCCGGGGCGGCTGCGCGGCGCCCACCGCGAGGCGCGCACGCGTGTTGTGACCGTGACGGTGCCAGATCTCGGCGACGACAAGAAAAATCGCGCGCTCGAGCAGCTCATCGTCGACTTCGCTGCCCAGCTCGCGCGCTACGCCGAAAGCATCGGTTGACCAATTCGAAACGCAAAAAAGATCACGGGGAGGACGCCATGAAAAAGCTGATCAACAGCGCCGACACGGTGCTCGAAGAGAGTCTCGACGGATTGGCGGCTGCGCATGCCGATATCCTGTTGCTCGGTGCCGACAGGAAGTTCGTGCGCCGCCGCAACCTGAAGCCTGGCAAGGTCGCGCTGATCTCGGGCGGCGGCTCCGGCCATGAACCGCTTCATGCCGGCTTTGTCGGCCACGGCATGCTCGATGCCGCCTGTCCGGGCCAGGTCTTCACCTCACCGACGCCGGATCAGATGATCGAGGCGGCGGAGGCCGTCGACACCGGGGTTGGCGTGCTCTTCATCGTCAAGAATTACGAAGGCGACGTGATGAATTTCACCATGGCCGCCGAGATGGCCGGACGCGATGTCGAGAGCGTAGTGACCAATGACGACGTCGCGGTCGAGAAATCGACTTACACGACCGGTCGCCGCGGCGTCGCAGGCACGCTCATCGTGGAAAAGATCGTCGGCGCCGCTGCCGAGAAGGGAATGCCGCTCGCCGCTCTCAAGGCGCTTGGCGATGATATCAACCGGCGTACCCGCTCGATGGGCGTAGCGCTGCTGCCGTGCACCGTTCCGGCGGCGGGTCGGCCGAACTTCACCCTGGGTGACGACGAAATGGAAATGGGTGTCGGCATTCATGGCGAGCCGGGACGCCGCAGGGTGCCGCTGGGCTCTGCCGATGCGATTGCTGCCGAGATGCTCAACGCGATTTTGGGCGATCTCGCGCCGAGCAAGGGCAGTGAAGTGCTTCTTCTGATCAACGGGTTTGGCGCGACGCCGCTGATCGAGCTCTATCTGATGGCCAACAGCGCCAAGCGCATTCTGGACGGAGCGGGGATCACGGCCACGCGTTTCCTGACTGGTTCCTACGTGACGTCGCTCGACATGGCTGGTGCTTCGATCACCGTCTCCGTGCTGGACAGCCAGTCAAGGGAATTGTGGGATGCGCCGGTGCATACCGCCGCGCTACGCTGGGGTATCTGATGGACGGGAACGAAGAATCAACCATGAACGACAAAGCGATACTCCCGAGGGGGCAGATGTTCGGGACTTTCGCTCTCGGCATGGGCGAGACGTTGGTTACGTGATCGAGAAGATCGAGCTGGATGTCGCACTTCAGGCGCTGTCCGCGACCGACATGCGTCGACGGCTTCGCAAGCCTTAGAATCCTGTCAGCTTGAAGAGCGGCCTCCGGTGCACGAATTCATTAGGCCACGTTCTTGTGTCGTATGTGCGCTGCCGCACATGAGGCAGCGCGGGCTTGTCAATTCGTCGGCCCGTCGCCGCGGATCGCGAACGTGGTCGCCTTCAGCTTGGTCATGCCGAACTTGTCGAACAGCTTGTCGTAGGTGCCGTCGGCGCGGATCGCGGTGAGGGCATCAGCGACGGCCTGGGCGAGCTGCTTGTCGCGGAAGGCGAAGGTGATGTCGGTGCCGGCGATGTCGCGGACCCAGATCTTGGCGATGCCCTTCTGCTCGAGCGAGTTGGCGGTCTCGTTGATGTTGAGCGCGGCCTCGAGCTGCCCGGCGCGCAGCGCCGCGGAGGTGGCGGTGACGGTGGTGAAGGTGCGCAGCTCGATCGGCTTGAGGCCCTTGGCCTCCATTGCCGTGCTGAACTCACGCGCCTTGCGCTCGGTGTAGGTCGCCGATTCCACGCCGACGACGCGGCCGGCGAGATCCTCGAATTTCTCGAGCTTCAGGCTGGAGGAGGGATCGGTGTAGATGCTGATCGCCTGCTGCGCGTAAGGCACGAGGTAGAGCATCTAGGAGCGCTCCTCGGTCCAGAACAGGCCGGTGTTGATGGCATCGAACCGCCCCGAGCGCAGCGCCGGGATCATCGGCGGGAAGTCCATGCGCAGGAACACCGCCTCGATGCAGATGCGTTTGGCGATCTCGCGGGCGAGCTCGACATTGAGGCCCTGCAGCTCGCCCTTGTCGTCGACGAATTGCTGCGGTGGCAGCGTCGGGTTGATCGACATCTGCCATTTCGGCGCCTCGATCAGGCTCGACGCCGGTACCTTCGGCGTGCAGGTCTGAGCGCCGGCGGCCTGCGTCAGGCCGGCCAGAAGGACGAGGGCGGAGAAGGTTTTGGGAAGTCGCATCTGAATACTCCGATCAAATCGTGGGTGGCAGAGGAGCCGTTCTCCGGTCCGCGTCTTCTTCAATGTCTCGTCATGTGGGCGCCGTCGCGTCGGCTTGCCGGGTCAGGATCAGCGAGATGTGGCGCGCCGCGGTTACCACCTCGTCGCGCTGGTTGAGGAGGTCGAGCGTCTCGACGACGATGCCGCGCTCCGGATTTTTGGTCGGCCGCTTCTCGACGAAGCGGAAGCGGACGCGTAAGGTGTCGCCGGCGACGATGGGGCCCTTGAACTTCACCTCGTCCCAGCCGAGCGAGGCGACCGAGGTCCCCTCATACAGCTTCAGCTCAGACTTCAGTCCCTCCATCAGCGAGAGGCCAAACAGCCCGTGGCCGATCACGGCGGGAAAGCCGCGGGAGCGCGCGTAGCCTCTGTCGATGTGAAGCGGATGATGGTCGCGCGTGACGTCGGCGAAGGTCGCGATGTCTGCCTCCGTCACCGTATGCGCAGCGGTCTCGAACTCGGCGCCGAGCGCGATGTCCTCGTAGCGGAGATTGATGGGAGCGCTCGTGTCCATGCTGATTCCTCAGGCGACTTTCCGTGGCCGCGCCGGCAGCGCCTTGAAGCTCTGCGCGATTCCCATCGGGCCGGACCGGAAAATGCGCGGGTCCATGTCCTTCAAATGCGGGCTGATGCGCGGCTTGAAACCCATATGGGCGAGGATGTCCTCCTCGAGGCGGACGCCCGGCGCGATCTCGGTCAGGGTCACGAAGCCGTTCTCGAGCTCGAACACGGCGCGCTCGGTGACGTAGCTGACGTGCTGGCCACGCTGCGCGGCGAGCGAGGCGCTGAAGCTGATCTGGCCCACTTGTGAAACGAATTTGCGAAAGGCACCGTCGCGCCGGATCGCGAGGCGGCCGTTCTCGACGCCGATATCGAACTTGCCGCCGGTCATGGTGCCGCTGAAGATCAGCCGCTTGGCGTTCTGGGTGATGTCGATGAAGCCGCCGGAGCCGTCCCGGCGCTCGCCGAAGCGGGTGACGTTGACGTTGCCGGTCTCGTCCACCTCCGCGAAGGAGAGAAAGGCGCAGGAGAGGCCGCCGCCATCGTAGAAGTCGAACTGATAGGCTTGGTCGAGAATGACGCGCGGGTTGATCGCGGTACCGAATTCGCGCGCATGCCCGGGTACGCCACCGACCACGCCGGATTCGACCGTCAGCGTGATCAGGTCGGAGATGCCTTCCTCGGCCGCGACATTGGGGATCATCGCGGAGATGCCGACGCCGAGATTGACGACGTCGCGCGGCCGCAATTCGAAGGCGGCGCGGCGGGCGATCACCCGGCGTTCGGTGAGCGGATCGGGCGTGATCAGTACCTCAGGGACGCGCGCCTCGCCGCAGCGCGCCGGATCATAGGCGGTGCCGTAGGTCTGCATCTGCTCGGGCTCGAGCACGACGTGGTCGATCAGGAAGCCCGGGATCTTCACCATCTGCGGATGGATCGAGCCGCGCTTCACGATGCGCTTGACCTGACAGATCACGGTGCCGCCGGCATTGTGCACGGCCTGGGCAATCGAGAGATCCTCGCGC
The genomic region above belongs to Bradyrhizobium arachidis and contains:
- a CDS encoding transporter substrate-binding domain-containing protein; protein product: MRLPKTFSALVLLAGLTQAAGAQTCTPKVPASSLIEAPKWQMSINPTLPPQQFVDDKGELQGLNVELAREIAKRICIEAVFLRMDFPPMIPALRSGRFDAINTGLFWTEERS
- the ptsP gene encoding phosphoenolpyruvate--protein phosphotransferase, yielding MGEIHLTGHPASPGLAIGPVAVLTSAVASRVTKGDPAQEAAALKAAIEGAAAELAELIAKVHGEAAEILEFQVAMLGDDALAEGAYEAVAGGTAADEAWRAALDAEIAGYRAADEEYFRARAADLVDIRDRVLAGLNGANTIAKISGDSIVTGDDISPSTFLAVDWTRGGAIALASGSPSSHVAMLARSRGAPMVVGLGPLPWNGQPPSLALVDGDAGRVIFDPKPETRRLFEQRMGEARAAQIAADAGRLKPALTADGRRIAVLLNVAAPEDLAGLDPAICDGIGLVRTEFLFEGSRGLPGEDVQYAVYRRILEWAAGRPVTIRTLDAGGDKPIPGVTVDGERNPFLGLRGIRLSLARPEVFRVQLRALCRAAVHGTLKVMLPMVAIPSELDRANAMMDVEFAALSAEGIACARPPLGIMVEVPSAALCAEDFGAAFYSIGSNDLTQYTMAAARDIGAVADLNDAGHPAVLALIARTVEAGRKRGVEVSLCGDAAADTRLTKALLATGLTTLSVSPIAVARLKAAIARVTA
- a CDS encoding HPr family phosphocarrier protein, with the protein product MHDANANRAAQTFVPLTASAVLVNPVGLHARPSVKLTQCAKGFVAKIEVALAAEGPWTDAKSPVKVMRVKAPQGATLHFRIAGPDGEAALAAMLALVHDGFGEA
- the dhaM gene encoding dihydroxyacetone kinase phosphoryl donor subunit DhaM, which codes for MSNVGIVIVSHSPKIAEGAADMVRQMVGDAVPLAWTGGDVDGGLGTNVAGILEAIETAWSPAGVAILVDLGGAETNSEMAVEMLPEDRRARVLVCNAPVVEGAVIAATESSGGSSLAAVKRSAEEFYA
- the dhaK gene encoding dihydroxyacetone kinase subunit DhaK — encoded protein: MKKLINSADTVLEESLDGLAAAHADILLLGADRKFVRRRNLKPGKVALISGGGSGHEPLHAGFVGHGMLDAACPGQVFTSPTPDQMIEAAEAVDTGVGVLFIVKNYEGDVMNFTMAAEMAGRDVESVVTNDDVAVEKSTYTTGRRGVAGTLIVEKIVGAAAEKGMPLAALKALGDDINRRTRSMGVALLPCTVPAAGRPNFTLGDDEMEMGVGIHGEPGRRRVPLGSADAIAAEMLNAILGDLAPSKGSEVLLLINGFGATPLIELYLMANSAKRILDGAGITATRFLTGSYVTSLDMAGASITVSVLDSQSRELWDAPVHTAALRWGI
- a CDS encoding acyl CoA:acetate/3-ketoacid CoA transferase, translating into MLSIITAAEAAALIGDADTLIVGGNGGTGAAEAILDALEQRFLGGQGPHDLTLINITGVGAVTEKGLCHLAHEGLIARVIGGNFGLQVPFMRLVRDELIDAYNFPQGVMSQLCRAMAAKHPGVLTHVGLNTYMDPRQDGGRMNKRTTAPLVDLLELHGQSWLLYRVPAPPDVAIIRGTSADEDGYISMEHEGTTREDLSIAQAVHNAGGTVICQVKRIVKRGSIHPQMVKIPGFLIDHVVLEPEQMQTYGTAYDPARCGEARVPEVLITPDPLTERRVIARRAAFELRPRDVVNLGVGISAMIPNVAAEEGISDLITLTVESGVVGGVPGHAREFGTAINPRVILDQAYQFDFYDGGGLSCAFLSFAEVDETGNVNVTRFGERRDGSGGFIDITQNAKRLIFSGTMTGGKFDIGVENGRLAIRRDGAFRKFVSQVGQISFSASLAAQRGQHVSYVTERAVFELENGFVTLTEIAPGVRLEEDILAHMGFKPRISPHLKDMDPRIFRSGPMGIAQSFKALPARPRKVA
- a CDS encoding MaoC family dehydratase, with product MDTSAPINLRYEDIALGAEFETAAHTVTEADIATFADVTRDHHPLHIDRGYARSRGFPAVIGHGLFGLSLMEGLKSELKLYEGTSVASLGWDEVKFKGPIVAGDTLRVRFRFVEKRPTKNPERGIVVETLDLLNQRDEVVTAARHISLILTRQADATAPT
- the dhaL gene encoding dihydroxyacetone kinase subunit DhaL, with the protein product MSLDRVARERLVRALAASVIEHADELTSLDQAIGDGDHGLNMKRGFEAVLAALPGLADKSLPEMLKAIGMTLVMKVGGASGPLVGTFFMELGKALPEQPSRTDLVAATEKAIEAVKARGRSEAGQKTLLDVLVPVHAVLAGGGDAKAIAAEAVQAADRTTPMQAIRGRASFLGERSIGHMDPGSRSASLLIGAAVETLELEVNT